In Prosthecobacter sp., a genomic segment contains:
- a CDS encoding VOC family protein: protein MVKKLLHTRYRVNDLEKTINFYTQVLGLKEVRRHKSPRGSELVFLQTPNSDELIEICSYPASGPVTFCSDLTHLAFEVESIEAFAKHAASLGHPLSDGPTPSSSGVFAFIDAPEGYEIELIEYRK, encoded by the coding sequence ATGGTCAAAAAACTCCTCCACACCCGCTACCGGGTGAATGATCTCGAAAAGACGATCAACTTTTACACCCAGGTGCTCGGCTTGAAGGAAGTACGCCGCCACAAGTCGCCGCGTGGCTCAGAGCTGGTGTTCCTGCAGACGCCGAACAGCGATGAGCTCATCGAGATCTGCAGCTATCCCGCCAGCGGGCCGGTGACGTTTTGCAGCGACCTGACGCATCTGGCCTTCGAGGTGGAGAGCATTGAGGCCTTTGCGAAACATGCCGCGTCCCTTGGCCATCCGCTCTCCGATGGACCGACACCGAGTTCCAGTGGCGTATTCGCCTTTATTGACGCGCCGGAAGGTTATGAGATAGAACTGATCGAATACCGGAAATAA
- a CDS encoding CopG family antitoxin, with product MDTASPDLKLIRAWKDVPAFDSEEAEVKFWAAHQLDARLMQSSIHRADVRESTTITLRFDPRMLSRIKRVARRRYLNYQSMIKQWLSERMEQELKD from the coding sequence ATGGACACCGCATCACCTGATTTGAAACTGATCCGCGCCTGGAAGGACGTTCCCGCCTTTGATTCCGAGGAGGCGGAGGTGAAGTTCTGGGCGGCGCACCAGCTTGATGCGCGGCTGATGCAGTCCTCGATCCATCGCGCGGATGTGCGTGAGTCCACCACGATCACGCTGCGCTTTGACCCGCGCATGCTGAGCCGTATCAAGCGCGTGGCCCGCCGCCGCTACCTGAACTACCAGAGCATGATCAAGCAGTGGCTGAGCGAGCGGATGGAGCAGGAGCTGAAGGATTGA
- a CDS encoding BrnT family toxin, which translates to MDFDWLGAAFDLTQLPPKDIEESFEDPFALKFLPDGQSEDAEARYYHLGKSLQGKPVFSVFWTDGKRYRVVFARLMTPGEHDFFERKKAEDI; encoded by the coding sequence ATGGACTTCGACTGGCTCGGCGCTGCTTTTGACCTCACCCAACTTCCGCCGAAGGACATCGAGGAGTCGTTTGAAGATCCGTTCGCGCTCAAATTTCTGCCAGACGGCCAGAGTGAGGACGCGGAGGCCCGTTACTACCACCTGGGCAAGTCGCTGCAAGGCAAGCCGGTGTTCAGCGTGTTCTGGACGGACGGGAAGCGTTACCGCGTCGTCTTCGCGCGGCTGATGACTCCGGGAGAGCATGATTTCTTCGAGCGCAAGAAGGCGGAGGATATTTGA
- a CDS encoding HU family DNA-binding protein: MNKAQLIEAVQKNLGGDTSKRAASDALDAVLTAIAKGVKAGNVQLIGFGTFKVAKRAARTGRNPKTGAAMKIKASKTVRFVASSALKNSL, translated from the coding sequence ATGAACAAAGCTCAACTAATCGAAGCCGTGCAGAAAAATCTCGGTGGCGACACCTCCAAACGCGCCGCCAGCGACGCCTTGGATGCCGTCCTTACCGCCATCGCCAAGGGCGTGAAGGCAGGCAACGTGCAGCTCATCGGCTTCGGTACCTTCAAGGTCGCCAAGCGTGCCGCCCGCACTGGCCGCAACCCAAAGACCGGCGCAGCGATGAAGATCAAGGCCTCGAAGACCGTGCGCTTCGTCGCCTCCTCGGCGCTCAAGAACTCGCTATGA
- a CDS encoding gamma carbonic anhydrase family protein encodes MEGHQSLKKFLLPEANPSVANGVFIAPGAIVIGAVELHAESSVWYGTVLRGDINRIIVGAQSNVQDGSVLHVSDDCACVLGERVTVGHRAVVHACTVGDEVLVGMGAIILDGAQIGARSVIAAGALVTKNMIIPEGSLVVGSPARVVRALSSEERQANARLALKYVEVSRRYLALGLGGEVIRVTGRPI; translated from the coding sequence ATGGAAGGCCATCAATCCCTCAAAAAGTTCTTGCTTCCTGAGGCGAATCCGTCCGTTGCGAACGGTGTTTTCATCGCGCCCGGCGCCATTGTGATTGGCGCGGTGGAGCTGCATGCCGAGTCCAGCGTGTGGTACGGCACCGTCTTGCGAGGCGACATCAACCGCATCATCGTGGGTGCGCAAAGCAACGTGCAGGACGGCAGCGTGCTGCATGTGAGTGATGATTGTGCCTGCGTGTTGGGAGAACGTGTGACCGTGGGCCACCGTGCCGTGGTGCATGCCTGTACCGTGGGTGACGAGGTGCTCGTGGGCATGGGGGCGATCATTCTGGACGGCGCCCAAATCGGTGCGCGCAGCGTCATCGCCGCCGGCGCGCTGGTGACGAAAAACATGATTATTCCCGAGGGTTCGCTGGTCGTTGGATCACCGGCACGTGTGGTGCGCGCGCTGTCATCCGAAGAGCGGCAGGCGAATGCCAGGCTCGCGTTGAAGTATGTCGAGGTGTCACGGCGCTATCTCGCGCTGGGACTCGGCGGCGAAGTCATCCGGGTGACAGGAAGGCCAATTTAG